One stretch of Kogia breviceps isolate mKogBre1 chromosome 20, mKogBre1 haplotype 1, whole genome shotgun sequence DNA includes these proteins:
- the CFAP97 gene encoding cilia- and flagella-associated protein 97: protein MFAVMDQFGDISEGEVDHSFFDSDFEEAKKCESNSVFDKQNEDAEERIDKDMENVNLKFGIQRRKNDLTEKGTERNEKIPPEEHPTENDDIQARNSLSVTTSSRSKLCDATVEHKIHLPIPSCIPKIVKEGERDYYTDGEESSDDEKKHQVRSKSAKPSNSFKKSVSKKYSRSNSSSSSSSLSSSSSSSDTDCSNTGSDVCLSDSSPSLKKRLSGVTHLPPKQKYKLGEKSTGAPTSSTKPKVSDYTEESEDTVTDVTPLSTPDISPVQSFELGASNDQKTKVKRQENVSQELYENVEDFKTNSKSLKSAKKGKEKHEPSLASMSAVLDSTLDHRYKQKVLHDTMDLNHLLKAFLQLDKKGPQKHHFDQPSVAPRKNYSFTREEVRQIDRENQRLLKELSRQAEKPGSKSTTPRRSTVPPPKLYHSALNRQREQQRIERENLALLKRLEAVKPTVGMKRSEQLMDYHRNMGHLSSSSTSRRVRSTLGQYSPLRGASRTSSATSGLSCKSEQSAFDTSSGLLLRPKPPNVRTAWL from the exons ATGTTTGCCGTCATGGATCAGTTTGGAGATATATCAGAAGGTGAAGTGGACCATTCTTTCTTTGACAGTGACTTTGAAGAAGCAAAGAAATGTGAAAGTAACTCAGTTTTTGACAAGCAAAATGAAGACGCTGAAGAGAGAATAGATAAAGATATGGAAAATGTAAACTTGAAATTTGGaatacaaagaaggaaaaatgatcTTACTGAGAAGGGAactgaaagaaatgagaaaattccTCCAGAAGAACACCCCACAGAAAATGATGATATACAAGCTAGGAATTCTTTGTCCGTGACCACTTCTTCAAGATCAAAATTGTGTGATGCTACAGTAGAACATAAAATACACTTGCCCATCCCAAGTTGCATTCCCAAAATTGTAAAAGAAGGCGAACGTGATTACTATACAGATGGAGAGGAAAGCAGTGATGATGAGAAAAAGCATCAGGTCAGGTCAAAGTCAGCTAAACCATCTAATAGCTTCAAGAAAAGCGTAAGTAAAAAGTATTCCAGAAGtaattcctcttcctcctcttcctctctgtcctcctcGTCTTCAAGTTCCGATACAGACTGTTCAAATACCGGGTCTGATGTCTGTTTATCTGATTCATCTCCATCATTAAAGAAGCGTCTGTCTGGTGTAACGCACTTgccaccaaaacagaaatataaactgggagaaaaatcAACAGGAGCACCAACTTCAAGTACTAAACCAAAAGTCAGTGACTACACCGAGGAATCTGAAGACACCGTGACAGACGTCACTCCTTTATCGACTCCGGACATCAGCCCTGTTCAGTCTTTTGAACTGGGTGCATCAAACGATCAGAAAACGAAAGTTAAAAGGCAAGAGAACGTGAGTCAAGAACTATATGAAAACGTTGAGGATTTTAAAACTAATTCAAAATCTTTGAAATCAgctaaaaaagggaaagaaaaacatgagCCCAGTCTTGCCTCAATGTCGGCAGTGTTGGATTCCACTTTAGACCACAGATACAAGCAAAAAGTCCTACATGACACAATGGACCTGAATCatcttttaaaag CTTTTCTTCAATTAGATAAAAAGGGACCACAAAAACATCACTTTGATCAGCCTTCAGTAGCACCTAGGAAAAACTACTCTTTCACAAGAGAGGAGGTGAGACAGATTGATCGGGAAAATCAGAGGCTTTTGAAAGAACTGTCGAGACAGGCTGAAAAACCAGGAAGCAAAAGTACGACTCCAAGAAGATCGACTGTTCCTCCCCCTAAGTTATATCATAGTGCTCTcaacagacagagggaacaacagaggattgaaagagaaaatttg GCTTTATTGAAACGGCTTGAAGCTGTGAAACCAACAGTTGGTATGAAACGCTCAGAACAGCTGATGGACTATCACCGCAACATGGGCCATCTCAGCTCCTCCTCGACCTCCAGACGGGTGAGGTCCACTCTTGGCCAGTACAGCCCATTGC gaGGAGCTTCCAGGACATCCAGTGCTACCAGTGGTCTCAGTTGTAAGAGTGAGCAATCGGCTTTTGACACATCCAGTGGCCTGTTGCTAAGACCTAAGCCCCCTAATGTCCGTACAGCTTGGTTATAA
- the SLC25A4 gene encoding ADP/ATP translocase 1, giving the protein MSDQALSFLKDFLAGGVAAAISKTAVAPIERVKLLLQVQHASTQISAEKQYKGIIDCVVRIPKEQGVLSFWRGNLANVIRYFPTQALNFAFKDKYKQIFLGGVDRHKQFWRYFAGNLASGGAAGATSLCFVYPLDFARTRLAADVGKSAAQREFTGLGNCLTKIFKSDGLRGLYQGFNVSVQGIIIYRAAYFGVYDTAKGMLPDPKNVHIIVSWMIAQTVTAVAGLVSYPFDTVRRRMMMQSGRKGADIMYSGTVDCWRKIAKDEGPKAFFKGAWSNVLRGMGGAFVLVLYDEIKKYV; this is encoded by the exons ATGAGCGACCAGGCTTTGAGCTTCCTGAAGGACTTCCTGGCTGGCGGCGTCGCCGCTGCCATCTCCAAGACCGCGGTTGCCCCCATCGAGAGGGTCAAACTGCTGCTGCAG GTCCAGCATGCCAGCACACAGATCAGTGCTGAGAAGCAATACAAAGGGATCATTGATTGCGTGGTGAGAATCCCCAAGGAGCAGGGCGTTCTCTCCTTCTGGAGGGGTAACCTGGCCAACGTGATCCGTTACTTCCCCACCCAAGCTCTCAACTTCGCCTTCAAGGACAAGTACAAGCAGATCTTCCTGGGGGGCGTGGACCGGCATAAGCAGTTCTGGCGCTACTTTGCCGGTAACCTGGCTTCCGGTGGGGCAGCTGGGGccacctctctgtgctttgtcTACCCGCTGGACTTTGCTAGGACCAGATTGGCCGCCGATGTGGGCAAGAGTGCTGCCCAGCGTGAGTTCACTGGTCTGGGCAACTGTCTCACCAAGATCTTCAAGTCTGATGGCCTGAGGGGTCTCTACCAGGGTTTCAACGTCTCTGTCCAGGGCATCATTATCTACAGAGCCGCCTACTTTGGAGTCTATGATACGGCCAAGG GGATGTTGCCTGACCCCAAGAATGTGCACATTATCGTGAGCTGGATGATTGCCCAGACTGTGACGGCGGTCGCAGGGCTGGTGTCCTACCCCTTTGACACTGTCCGCCGTAGGATGATGATGCAGTCTGGTCGGAAAGGGG CGGATATTATGTACTCTGGGACAGTGGACTGCTGGAGGAAGATTGCAAAAGACGAAGGACCCAAGGCTTTCTTCAAAGGCGCCTGGTCCAATGTGTTGAGAGGCATGGGCGGTGCTTTTGTATTGGTATTGTATGATGAGATCAAAAAATACGTCTGA